The Juglans regia cultivar Chandler chromosome 11, Walnut 2.0, whole genome shotgun sequence genome contains the following window.
TCATGTTGTATTTTAGACCATTATTCTGCAATGTAATTGTGCCAGGGAAAATGGATTCTCTTAATGCTCTGTTACAATACTTTTTCAGCCAGTGAAAACTGAATCCCCTTAATCTTCTTCTCGGCCCGCAGCTAGATACAAGTGGCCATAGAGCTTCATAACTCAATCATACACGAAAAACCTTCATTTAAAGCTTAATTATGCCTACATTTAAGGTTAGCTTTGATAACTTTCTATAAGCACATTTCCACTTAAAATCAGCCTTTAGAGCAccaaccagaaaaaaaaaattgagaatgaaatgaaaacctgcttttatatttcatatggAGTAGTCTGCCTCCATCATTTTGAGCTCTAGGTAATCCCTTGAACCTTAAAGCACTCTTCCTTTGAGAGCCTGTctttaataaaatcaattaaaatatcatGAACCAGTATGACTGAAAAAATTGGGTTTGAAATCACAACTGCTTGGAAAGTATGTCCACAATAAATATAGTGCACGAGTTATGGCCTTCAATGGTACTATTAGACCGTCaagaaatattgaattttaagCAATTACTTAATACCCCTCAGCTCATTTTCTTACATCCTGGGGTAAATGGAAAGCATAAATCAAAACTTGCTTAAAAGTATGAAGGCAAAACATCCTCAATGTTTTTCAGTATACATGTCATTCAATAAGCTGGACAGCCGCAATGGCAGGTATTTTTTCCCTCAACTTTTGTGTTAGAGCAACACGGACTGTCATAACTCCAGCAGCAGGTCCACTAAGCCGAACATTGACAACATAGTCATTGATCTGAACAAGTTCAAGAATCCCACCTCCTGTGCCCGCGAGGTATGGTCTAATCTCAGAAAGaacctgaaaatagaaaaaagaaaaagaagcaaataACCAACTTGAGCCTTGAATAACTGAATTATCACTCCCTCCCCGAAAAAAGTACGATAGAGACTGATTATTGACCATATCCATTACAGAGACATGTGTAAGCAGCATACAGTAAAAACTTAGAAAACTTATTGCCGAGTATTAGCTTGAAGATTTAAACCTCATTCTACATGTGAGACTTTATGCTCCAATTGACTAGTTCATTCTACAAGTGGACATTGGGTTGTATCTAGTTTATCTAGAAGTTTTGCTCTGCAGTCCCAGTCAGTTGTTGCAAAAATAGTAATTGCATGAGATGGTTAGTAAAGTACATAAAACGGAATGAATTAGACCGATCTGTAAGTTGTGTTATtctaatcaatttcattttttaactcCCATGCAAGATTCATGGTGACTTTCATTATAAATTGCTTTTAGTTTAAGAACTTATGTGATATTCCAGATTCTGTGGTAGGTATTAGGCGTACTGAGTAAAATTGGGCAATATGAACAACCACATGGAAGTCAATCATGAATTACCCTTGTCATTCACCTACTTGTATAAAAATGGCAAAATAATGCCATGTTTCAAACTGTATGAATTGCAATTTGCAAAGGCATCGTACGGCAGGTGTTAAGGAAACAACCTATTTAATTACTCTATTAAGATTTAATAAGCAAATACACGATGTAAACTAGAGGTCCATTGTCTAACCTTTTCTATGTTGTCCTCATTAAGCTCAAGCCCCGTCTCGGTGTCTAGGATCTGCTCCACGGCCATGATTTCTGGAATTTTATCTCGAAGCCGAGTTTCAATTCCCATCTTTAGTGTCATAGTTGAGCTTGGACATGACCCACATGCTCCTTGTAGCTTTAGTACCACAACAAGGCCATCTATCTCGTGTAAAACCACATTCCCTCCATCGGCCATTAAGCCTGGCCTTACTTCCTCCAAAATCTTTTCCACATTTTCTTCAGTTAATGGAAGGACACAGGTTGGTGAAACCACAAGCCCTTCAACAGTGGAAAATAATGCCAATTTCAAAACTTCGATCTCATCTCTTATTCAATCAGATCTTAATAACTTTCTTTCCTCTTAATAGTTTCAATAAATGAAACTTTCTTACCACTATAAATAAATGGAACCTTGCCTTAAATTAAACTATAAAATTGTTGCTTAGTATGGTTAAGGTTGATGTATGATTCAAAATctttactcattttattttctcacaTTTCCTAAGCATAGAAATATTCTCTTtgtttgaagaagaaatgaaagaagCTTAATGAAACTAGAGAAAAGGCTCACTTTCTATGTGAAATGACgataccatcattttttgatttcTTTCAACTAGAGCagattatcttcttttttttctgaattacGGAAGTGTTCTTGGTccttatcatctcaattcttaAGGGATTTGCGTTAAAGTTCCATAAGAACAGCAGTTGCCTTTAAACAAACACTTGAAACCCGCATAGTTCCGAGTCTCGAGATTTACTTCATTACAGCAACCAAAAGGTAGTTTATTCGAGCAGAACAAAAACTGATATAAATTTAACAAtatttggagtttcaattgCACTCACCTGCTCGAAGTCGTCGAGCACGTTTCGAAAAGTACCCAAGAAAGTATCTGGCATGGAATTGACCTCTAAGGAAAGAACAGTTTTTTGAAGAGAATCCTCTGCAATCTGAAATGGGGTTCTAGAGAGAGCGTACAAAACTGAGTGAGTCAATGAACCACGATGaactacaaaaaagaaaaagaaaaaaccatatGGATGGAACTGTGAACTGAGTTGAGAAGACCTTGAAGACTGAGAAGTTGGCAGCTGAAATCCTTTCAGATGGGAAAAGAGACGAGCTAGGTACAGTAGTGGGTGGTGTTACTTTGAGACCCTGTGCTTGGGTTGAGAATGCACCCACCATTGAGTGAAAGAGTGGAAAATCCACTAAAAGGAGGAAAGTTCCACGATACCAatttggtctctctctctctctctctctctctctctctaaaaacaaTCAAGGAAACCCATACCGATTTGGATTTCTCTTCACTTTGTTTGTAGTTAAGTTATGATCTTTATAGCAGGAATGGTGGCCGGAGATGTTGGTGGTAAGTGTTTTGTGATTGGCAGATGATATCATATGATAAAACGAAACTGGGAAAACTGCCAACCGATATTTGAGTTCCTTTACTTTTTCCTTTCCCTACAAGTTGAGGATAGAATCCGAGTTTGCTATACAGATTACTGAAGAGAAATGAAGCCACGTCGGGGGATTGGATGGGACACAAAATCCCTCCGCACTCTCGCTCTCTCTGTTAAAAGCATAGAAGTGCTCCGGGCCTTAAAGGCGTCCTGGCCCAAACAATATGGCCTCCCTACTCGCTACAAACCCACAGGATCCATGCATGGGATGTGTGTGTCATCATATTAAGTTTACTCATTTCAAATTTCGAGTTTTATTTTCtcccaaaattttttatctcagaatattattttttaagaaaaaattttctcgtcaatcactatttactattcactattttatattccacattttataaaaaacactctcacatcttataaaaaccaaaaaacaaaaaagctatAGGTATAcgaataaatagtgattgacGAGTAGAATTTTAGATTGTCCGAAGACTCTATACATGCCAATCTGAATATTCtcaataaagattatttttattattattatttgttttggtaCCAAAAGGGTTGCAGTCTTGCAGACGGGCAGAAGAGGGATCCTTACTACTTGGACCACTTGGGCCAAGTTCGGTGGGTAGCTAGAATACCCCAGCCCAAAGCCCATATGAACAGACTTCGTATATCCTTTTTCACTCTCTAAaaaaatgttgggtttcatcTTGCAAAAGTGTTGGTAGACCTACACCTGTATCATCAGTTTgctccaaaaaaataataataataaataaaaaaaataaaaaataaaaaaataaaaaataaaaaagaaaaaggaaaaagaatgatTTGCTTTTTGTACCATCAAAACCATTAACTAGTTACTACTGCATGCTATGAAGTGGGATTTCCACAGCCatctgataaattatatatacaagttttaaatatataaatttttttataaaaaagtagatcccatcatgaaaaattcatttttcttgataggatctacatttttacaaaagacttaATGTACAAAGTTTATACATTTGAAActtatacctaacattactctttttatattgtCTGTTATTAGTTTtgagtattaaaaaaatgatctaTCAAATTAATTGCCAAGTGCCATTCTATTGGTTGTTTCCACGAAATAGGTAACTgtccatttttttatttccacCTTGACATGACGACCCATGCAAGAGTACCTAACATTTCACcatcatatatattaggaaaatgattgattcaaaaaacaaaatattaagaaaatgatagttGGTCCCATGATTAATTTGTCCCTTCAAATTTATTTCTcggatattttaattttttttcttaataattaaggaagtgattattaataaactggtttatttttttttaatatttaaagatgtttaaaaaatatttgaaagaaaaatggcaagaaaaatacaattacaCACTAGTGATAAATTTAATGGGATAAAATCATAGAACTGAGTAGAAGCACCCTACATGTTAATATAAGTTACATGAGTAGCAACCCATGATCTATCTAGCTAACACATGCATGGACATGATGCACTGACCTTCCTTGTCCATagctataataattttttcttttatttatttttcatttaaaactgaCAGATCATCATCCTGATCTTGAGACACTTGCAATCAAGCTTACGATTCTTGTCTGTTCTCCTTCCCTCGatcaatttttaatacaaaCCCGCCGTAGCAAAATAAAGTTGCCTCCATGTGATATTGATCCCCATATATACCTACTTTTCTGAATCATTTTGTAAACTAGTAAACAATTCATCACAAGTATCtgcaattataaaaaatagaacacAGACGTACATGATGAACATGATCTACTTTTCGAATGTACAAGCTGTGTCGAGAACGCTGCCCAAACATGCAATTAGATATGTCCATAAAAGacttgaaaattaatatatatttttaataaaaaaacaaaaacaaaaacaatgagAGTACGGTACGTAAGAGGtcaatgtttctttttttttttttttaaagctggGGGCTAAGCTTTCCAGGCTAACTACATGTTAAAATGATGCTCTTTGCCCTCTAGCTAACACGTACATGATCCACTTTGTCTCAAAATGGCGAGCTGTGAACACTGATCAGATTTAAGTAAAGAGTAAAGAATAATGTTGACATCAATAATTGGGGGTCGAATACAAAACGAGCTAGCTTGGGAGatcaaatgataataataataaaagaaatacttttactacaaaatgattatacaaattaaataactgacgtggtttgatattatgcgtcaaattataaaattatttttattataaaataaaactaacatatatcataaaattatattaatttgtaagtttatttttatgtaatttttttgtataatatttttatatctataatagttgtctaataataataaaagaagcaCTAGAAC
Protein-coding sequences here:
- the LOC108979689 gene encoding nifU-like protein 3, chloroplastic; protein product: MVGAFSTQAQGLKVTPPTTVPSSSLFPSERISAANFSVFKNPISDCRGFSSKNCSFLRGQFHARYFLGYFSKRARRLRAGLVVSPTCVLPLTEENVEKILEEVRPGLMADGGNVVLHEIDGLVVVLKLQGACGSCPSSTMTLKMGIETRLRDKIPEIMAVEQILDTETGLELNEDNIEKVLSEIRPYLAGTGGGILELVQINDYVVNVRLSGPAAGVMTVRVALTQKLREKIPAIAAVQLIE